From Terriglobales bacterium, the proteins below share one genomic window:
- a CDS encoding aspartate carbamoyltransferase catalytic subunit, whose product MAKRPHSLLGIEQLAPDEINALLRLTRRMAGGRPRPLLRDRRIALLFYEASTRTRTSFEYAAKALGAQTALISSQSSSIEKGESLVDTGYTLQALGAQAIILRHPSSGAASTLARFIDIPVVNAGDGMHEHPSQALLDAYTMLRHKKTLRGLRVAIVGDIYHSRVARSNVFLLARMGAQVTLCGPPDFLPDAAASLAKGLRITRHLDDAIRGADVVMMLRIQKERLVHRHINLEDYTAAYQLTAEKLKLARRDAIVMHPGPIVRGLELTSDVADGPQSVIREQVANGVPVRMAILATAVGAA is encoded by the coding sequence ATGGCCAAGCGCCCGCACTCGCTGTTGGGCATCGAACAACTCGCTCCCGATGAGATCAATGCGCTCTTGCGCCTGACGCGCCGCATGGCCGGCGGCCGTCCCCGCCCGCTGTTGCGCGACCGCCGCATCGCGCTCCTGTTCTACGAGGCGTCCACCCGCACCCGCACCTCGTTCGAATACGCCGCCAAGGCGCTGGGCGCGCAGACCGCGCTGATCAGTTCGCAATCCTCCAGCATCGAGAAGGGCGAATCGCTGGTGGACACCGGCTACACCCTCCAGGCCCTGGGGGCGCAGGCCATCATCCTCCGGCATCCGTCTTCGGGGGCGGCCAGCACCCTCGCGCGCTTCATCGATATTCCGGTGGTCAATGCCGGCGACGGCATGCACGAGCATCCCTCGCAGGCGCTGCTCGATGCCTACACCATGCTGCGCCACAAGAAGACCTTGCGCGGGCTCAGGGTCGCCATCGTCGGCGACATCTACCATTCGCGCGTGGCCCGCTCCAACGTCTTCCTCCTCGCCCGCATGGGCGCGCAGGTGACCCTGTGCGGCCCCCCGGACTTCCTGCCGGACGCGGCCGCCAGTCTCGCCAAGGGCCTGCGCATCACCCGTCATCTCGACGACGCCATCCGCGGCGCCGACGTGGTCATGATGCTGCGCATCCAGAAAGAACGCCTGGTGCACCGGCACATCAACCTCGAAGACTACACCGCCGCCTACCAGCTCACTGCCGAGAAGCTGAAACTCGCCCGCCGCGACGCCATCGTCATGCATCCCGGGCCCATCGTGCGCGGCCTGGAGCTCACCAGCGACGTCGCCGACGGCCCGCAATCGGTCATCCGCGAACAGGTGGCCAACGGCGTCCCCGTACGCATGGCCATCCTGGCTACCGCCGTGGGGGCCGCCTGA
- the pyrR gene encoding bifunctional pyr operon transcriptional regulator/uracil phosphoribosyltransferase PyrR, which yields MSSQAINRAQQRERQLMSASEIERTLVRLAHEIVEKNNGTENLALVGIRRRGVPLAQRLAALIGKIEKKTIPVGTLDIALYRDDLSTVGPKPVVQKSDLGIPIQDKNVILVDDVLFTGRTTRAALDALMDHGRPRRVQLCVLVDRGHRELPIEAAFVGRHFQTTRQQSIEVGLKETDKTEHVMLVERNS from the coding sequence ATGAGTTCGCAGGCAATCAACCGCGCCCAGCAGCGCGAACGGCAACTGATGTCCGCCTCCGAGATCGAGCGCACGCTGGTGCGGCTGGCGCACGAGATCGTCGAGAAGAACAACGGCACCGAAAACCTCGCGCTCGTCGGCATCCGCCGCCGCGGCGTTCCCCTGGCGCAGCGCCTGGCCGCCCTGATCGGCAAGATCGAGAAGAAGACCATCCCCGTAGGCACCCTCGACATCGCTCTCTACCGCGACGATCTCTCCACCGTCGGGCCCAAGCCGGTGGTGCAGAAGAGTGACCTCGGCATTCCCATCCAGGACAAGAACGTCATCCTGGTGGACGACGTGCTCTTCACCGGGCGCACCACCCGGGCCGCGCTCGACGCGCTGATGGACCACGGCCGCCCGCGGCGCGTGCAGCTCTGCGTCCTGGTGGACCGCGGGCACCGCGAATTGCCCATCGAGGCCGCCTTTGTCGGACGTCATTTCCAGACCACGCGGCAGCAGAGCATCGAGGTGGGCCTCAAGGAGACGGACAAGACCGAACACGTGATGCTGGTCGAGAGGAACTCCTAG